In Paenibacillus larvae subsp. larvae, the following proteins share a genomic window:
- a CDS encoding GDSL-type esterase/lipase family protein, producing MKSTHTIWILAGLTGLIATCLFVAGFGYGVHAIINPPQQTGELSSKPSEPPAKSEVEQKNQIQIVALGDSLTAGTGDSSGEGYVLRLKDKLQNEVNKPVHVLNNLAVPGYVTDQFLQDLDKKSTRDALAAADLIVFTIGGNDLFAGGDGLFTNGAEEFNPKAAEERLEPALAKIKQVFEKIHQANPEATVLYPGLYYPFLDLDSERAGALIIQRWNDRVFQIMNNYDHMHFIPTYDLFEQNLNKYLFTDHFHPNSDGYERIADRMVKAMH from the coding sequence TTGAAATCGACTCATACCATTTGGATATTGGCAGGCCTTACCGGACTTATAGCTACTTGTTTATTCGTTGCGGGGTTTGGCTACGGAGTTCATGCGATAATCAATCCTCCTCAGCAAACAGGAGAACTATCCAGTAAGCCTTCCGAACCTCCGGCGAAATCCGAAGTGGAACAAAAGAACCAAATTCAAATAGTCGCATTAGGGGATTCTTTAACTGCTGGTACCGGAGATAGCAGCGGAGAAGGGTACGTGCTTCGTCTTAAGGACAAACTGCAGAATGAGGTGAATAAACCTGTTCATGTACTAAACAATTTGGCTGTACCCGGTTATGTGACAGACCAGTTCCTCCAGGATCTCGACAAAAAATCGACCCGGGACGCCCTCGCTGCAGCCGACTTGATTGTTTTTACCATCGGGGGAAATGATTTGTTTGCAGGTGGGGATGGTTTGTTTACGAATGGTGCTGAAGAATTTAATCCCAAAGCTGCCGAGGAACGCCTGGAACCTGCGTTAGCCAAAATTAAGCAGGTGTTCGAGAAAATTCATCAGGCAAACCCCGAGGCAACCGTTCTTTATCCAGGGTTGTATTATCCTTTCCTCGATCTGGATTCTGAACGGGCAGGAGCTCTTATTATACAACGATGGAACGACCGTGTTTTCCAAATTATGAATAACTACGATCACATGCATTTCATTCCAACTTATGATTTGTTTGAGCAAAACCTGAACAAATATTTATTTACGGATCATTTTCATCCTAACAGTGACGGATATGAACGAATTGCGGACCGGATGGTAAAAGCAATGCATTAA